The proteins below come from a single Edaphobacter acidisoli genomic window:
- the nuoI gene encoding NADH-quinone oxidoreductase subunit NuoI, whose amino-acid sequence MSSYTQDMSIVRNASAIAKGMSITLKEMFQPTEVENYPDGKGPMRGAKFQERFRGKHQLQRDENGLEKCVACYLCAAACPSNCIYIEAADNTAEKRISSSERFAKVYNIDYNRCIFCGYCVEACPTDAITHGHGFELASLNATTLVMRKEDLLVPAPHLPDAVESDRDTAEVLA is encoded by the coding sequence CTGTCGTCGTATACTCAAGATATGTCAATCGTTCGCAACGCCTCAGCCATCGCAAAGGGTATGAGCATCACCCTTAAGGAGATGTTCCAGCCGACCGAGGTCGAAAACTATCCCGACGGCAAAGGGCCCATGCGTGGGGCGAAGTTTCAGGAGCGCTTTCGCGGCAAGCACCAGCTTCAACGTGATGAGAACGGCTTGGAGAAGTGCGTTGCGTGCTATCTGTGTGCCGCGGCCTGTCCTTCGAACTGCATCTATATTGAGGCTGCAGATAATACGGCCGAGAAGCGCATCTCCAGCTCCGAGCGTTTTGCCAAGGTCTATAACATCGACTACAACCGCTGCATCTTCTGCGGTTACTGCGTCGAGGCTTGTCCGACGGATGCCATCACGCATGGTCATGGTTTCGAGCTGGCTTCGCTGAACGCCACCACGCTGGTTATGCGGAAGGAAGACCTGCTTGTTCCTGCGCCCCATCTTCCGGACGCGGTTGAGTCCGACCGGGATACGGCTGAAGTTCTTGCCTAG
- a CDS encoding molybdopterin-dependent oxidoreductase has translation MSQTTVKVHNEHTRIDENYTGVSLADLLAKYGLPADQAHHHQMIRSYLTAEGTDKYYVVYSVAEIEPSAHDATVIVAISLNGKPLDTDGKLKLIDSADKKPQRWVRNLTAITVKSVE, from the coding sequence ATGTCACAGACAACAGTCAAAGTCCATAACGAGCACACAAGGATCGACGAAAACTACACCGGCGTGTCATTAGCAGACCTGCTGGCGAAATACGGCTTGCCTGCAGATCAGGCGCATCACCACCAAATGATCCGAAGCTATCTCACAGCCGAAGGCACAGACAAATACTACGTCGTCTATTCCGTCGCGGAGATTGAGCCATCGGCTCACGATGCTACCGTCATCGTCGCAATATCCCTGAACGGCAAACCACTCGATACTGACGGCAAATTAAAGCTGATCGACTCCGCCGACAAGAAGCCCCAGCGCTGGGTCAGAAACCTCACAGCCATCACCGTAAAGAGCGTAGAGTAG
- a CDS encoding JmjC domain-containing protein: MANQPTRRTFLKAAPLAAAALPMTDKLLLAASAPAPSTPVPFQLFTAQKLDDAMKALQAKPGNDNLFEAKSLPFTVVMTLEEHKSAKEFEYHEGRDHVFLILDGTTRYDVGGTPKNPRKIRPGEWLAPESEGSTALTLNKGDMLVLPRGTPHKRITEASVTLILIATTGAVPA, from the coding sequence ATGGCTAACCAACCGACCCGCCGCACCTTCCTGAAAGCAGCCCCACTCGCCGCCGCCGCTCTCCCCATGACCGACAAGCTCCTCCTCGCCGCCAGCGCGCCCGCGCCCTCAACTCCTGTGCCGTTCCAACTCTTCACCGCACAAAAGCTCGACGACGCCATGAAGGCGCTCCAGGCAAAACCCGGCAACGACAATCTCTTCGAAGCAAAATCGCTACCCTTCACCGTTGTGATGACCCTCGAGGAGCACAAGAGCGCCAAAGAGTTCGAGTACCACGAAGGCCGCGACCACGTCTTCCTTATCCTCGACGGCACAACAAGGTACGACGTAGGCGGCACGCCCAAAAACCCCCGCAAAATCCGTCCCGGCGAATGGCTCGCACCTGAATCCGAAGGCTCAACTGCACTCACCTTGAATAAAGGCGACATGCTCGTCCTACCCCGCGGCACCCCACACAAGCGCATCACTGAGGCAAGCGTCACACTGATCCTGATCGCGACAACCGGGGCCGTTCCCGCTTAG
- a CDS encoding UbiD family decarboxylase, producing the protein MAYTDLRDWINTLHKAGELKTITEEVSPNLEMAEIADRAAKSGKGTSKAGGPALLFENVKGHPGARVLMNQFGSEKRMRLALETDSLDAIAERIRVLLKPETPTGFMDKLKMLPKLAEVGSFIPKVVAAKDAPCKQVILRGDEVNLLKLPVLKTWPQDGGPFITLPCVITKDPKTGKRNVGMYRMQIYDERTTGMHWQRQKVAAEHLRERLRAASTDSAARVDVMAETAGGTTSTDLLDPGIRSGRMEVAVAIGTDPATTFSAIVPAPPDVEEYLIAGFLRQKPVELVKAETVDLEVPANAEYILEGYVELGELRTEGPFGDHTGFYTMQDEYPVFHVTCVTHRKGPVYAATIVGKPPMEDAWMGKAVERIFLPLMQLTLPEIVDVNLPPEGVFHNLMIVSIRKSYAGQARKVMNGIWAMGQAMFTKCIIVVDEDCDVQDLAEVTLRTTNNIDPERDTQFTLGPIDSLDHASRLPNYGSKMGIDATRKWAAEGFTRPWPPELVMDAGTRTRVDAIWKKLGID; encoded by the coding sequence TTGGCCTACACCGACCTGCGCGACTGGATCAACACCCTCCACAAAGCCGGCGAGCTCAAGACCATCACGGAAGAGGTCTCGCCCAACCTGGAGATGGCCGAAATCGCCGACCGCGCTGCAAAATCCGGTAAGGGAACATCAAAAGCCGGAGGCCCCGCGCTCCTCTTTGAAAACGTCAAAGGTCATCCCGGAGCACGCGTGCTGATGAACCAGTTCGGCAGCGAGAAGCGCATGAGACTCGCGCTCGAAACGGACTCTCTCGACGCCATCGCTGAACGCATCCGAGTGCTTTTGAAGCCGGAAACTCCAACCGGATTCATGGACAAGCTCAAAATGCTGCCAAAACTGGCAGAAGTCGGTAGCTTTATCCCGAAGGTTGTTGCTGCAAAAGACGCTCCATGTAAACAGGTCATTCTGCGCGGCGACGAAGTGAATCTCCTGAAACTGCCCGTCCTCAAAACATGGCCGCAAGACGGAGGACCATTCATCACACTCCCTTGCGTCATCACCAAAGACCCAAAAACCGGCAAGCGCAACGTTGGAATGTATCGGATGCAGATCTACGACGAGCGCACTACGGGAATGCACTGGCAACGCCAGAAGGTCGCTGCGGAGCATCTGCGCGAACGCTTGCGCGCCGCAAGCACCGATTCAGCAGCACGAGTCGATGTGATGGCCGAAACTGCGGGAGGAACGACAAGCACGGACTTACTCGATCCCGGCATTCGCAGCGGTCGCATGGAGGTCGCAGTCGCTATCGGCACCGATCCTGCAACGACCTTCAGCGCCATCGTTCCTGCGCCACCTGATGTCGAGGAGTATCTGATTGCAGGCTTCCTGCGTCAGAAGCCGGTTGAGCTGGTCAAGGCCGAGACGGTCGATCTGGAGGTTCCCGCGAACGCTGAGTACATCCTCGAAGGCTACGTGGAACTCGGAGAGCTTCGCACGGAAGGGCCATTCGGCGATCACACCGGCTTTTACACCATGCAGGATGAGTATCCCGTCTTTCACGTCACCTGCGTTACACACCGAAAAGGTCCGGTTTACGCGGCAACGATTGTAGGCAAGCCTCCGATGGAAGATGCGTGGATGGGCAAAGCGGTCGAGCGTATCTTCCTGCCGCTGATGCAGCTTACGCTGCCAGAGATTGTGGATGTGAACCTGCCGCCTGAGGGCGTGTTTCACAACCTGATGATTGTGTCGATCAGGAAGTCTTATGCAGGCCAGGCGCGTAAGGTGATGAATGGAATCTGGGCGATGGGGCAAGCGATGTTTACCAAATGCATCATCGTGGTGGATGAGGATTGCGACGTACAGGATTTGGCTGAGGTCACGCTGCGAACAACGAACAATATCGATCCTGAGCGCGATACTCAGTTCACGCTTGGACCGATTGATTCGCTTGACCATGCGAGCAGGTTACCGAATTACGGCAGCAAGATGGGCATCGATGCTACGCGGAAGTGGGCTGCAGAAGGATTTACGCGCCCGTGGCCTCCGGAGTTGGTGATGGATGCCGGGACCAGGACGCGCGTGGATGCTATCTGGAAGAAGCTGGGGATTGATTAA
- a CDS encoding energy transducer TonB: MFEDSLVESRVGGIPTNKRWTVASSIAVQCLLAALIIAVPLLHPAALPIEIAAPRVLTPILSKPPVPVRVRQIANAATATAMPVAAARPLLPSLLPHHGPSTIPPALASLHFGNGMTSVLGDAITSETGSSPTVTARPERSSGPLRVSTGVTAGLLLTPIQPVYPVIAKAAGIQGTVVVDAIISRTGTIESLRAVSGPEMLRGAAVEAIRSAKYRPYTLNGQPTDVQTTITVNFRIGG, translated from the coding sequence ATGTTTGAGGACAGTCTGGTTGAGTCGCGGGTTGGCGGGATTCCTACAAACAAACGGTGGACAGTTGCTAGCTCAATTGCCGTGCAGTGCCTGCTTGCTGCGCTGATCATTGCCGTACCGCTGTTGCATCCGGCTGCGCTGCCGATTGAGATTGCGGCTCCGCGCGTTCTGACGCCAATCCTCTCCAAACCGCCTGTACCGGTACGCGTGCGGCAGATTGCGAACGCTGCGACGGCCACCGCTATGCCTGTTGCCGCTGCGCGACCCTTATTGCCATCCCTGCTGCCTCATCACGGGCCATCGACGATTCCACCTGCTCTTGCGAGCCTGCACTTCGGCAACGGTATGACCAGCGTACTTGGAGATGCGATCACGAGCGAAACGGGCAGCAGTCCCACAGTTACAGCTCGGCCGGAGCGGTCGTCTGGTCCTCTGCGTGTATCGACGGGTGTGACGGCGGGGTTGCTGCTCACGCCGATTCAGCCTGTGTATCCTGTGATTGCGAAGGCCGCAGGGATTCAGGGAACGGTCGTGGTCGATGCAATCATCTCGCGCACAGGAACGATTGAGAGCCTGCGCGCCGTCAGCGGGCCGGAGATGCTGCGCGGCGCAGCGGTCGAGGCCATTCGTAGCGCAAAGTATCGGCCCTACACGCTAAACGGGCAGCCCACGGACGTACAGACCACCATCACGGTGAACTTCAGGATCGGTGGCTAG
- a CDS encoding panthothenate synthetase has protein sequence MRILFQARLPHEPFNAYVKDGTAEARMKKIMDDLKPEAAYFTDSHGHRSAYLIVDLADASGIPSLAEPWFLNFNADVELHIVMKPEDLAKAGLAGIGKKWA, from the coding sequence ATGCGGATTCTCTTTCAAGCACGATTGCCACATGAGCCCTTCAACGCCTATGTCAAAGACGGAACCGCCGAAGCAAGGATGAAGAAGATTATGGACGACTTGAAGCCCGAGGCGGCTTATTTCACCGACTCGCACGGACACCGCAGCGCCTATCTGATTGTCGACTTGGCAGACGCTTCGGGAATACCTTCTCTTGCAGAGCCGTGGTTCCTCAACTTCAACGCTGATGTTGAATTGCACATTGTCATGAAGCCCGAGGATCTTGCTAAGGCGGGTCTCGCAGGCATTGGCAAGAAGTGGGCTTAG
- a CDS encoding VTT domain-containing protein → MPIALEFFVHYAYVIIFLWVLMEQIGVPVPSIPVLLTAGTLTATHRIHHWPVLLVTVAACMLSDTAWFYLGRRYGNSVLRLLCRLSLEASTCVSKTENYFSRRGASTLLLAKFVPGLSTVAPPIAGQVGTPYMRFFAWDLAGSIIWAEAFILAGRFFGDIAQRSERFFSWLGHFAFFIFVLMVLGFLAYRLWKQRTFLTQVREMRIEPEELKTMLDDAERNGNTPPFIVDLRHPLDYLPDPRVLPGALRIGPNEVREHNEIIPRDRDVILYCTCPSEETSAKLAMQLHKLGIYRVRPLRGGFDGWKKAGYPLVDYTSDTPIAGAVVQKILPASAASSTHSA, encoded by the coding sequence ATGCCGATCGCGCTCGAATTTTTCGTGCACTATGCCTACGTCATCATCTTTCTATGGGTGCTGATGGAGCAGATCGGCGTGCCCGTTCCCAGCATCCCTGTCTTGTTGACGGCAGGTACTCTTACTGCCACCCATCGCATTCACCACTGGCCTGTGCTGCTGGTCACTGTAGCCGCCTGCATGCTCTCAGATACCGCATGGTTCTACCTTGGGCGCCGCTATGGCAACAGCGTCCTTCGGCTGCTGTGCCGTCTCTCGCTCGAAGCATCCACCTGCGTCAGCAAGACTGAGAATTATTTCAGCCGGCGTGGTGCATCGACGTTGCTACTGGCGAAGTTCGTCCCCGGCCTCAGCACGGTCGCACCGCCTATTGCTGGACAGGTCGGCACGCCGTATATGCGCTTCTTCGCCTGGGACCTCGCGGGCTCAATCATTTGGGCTGAGGCGTTCATTCTCGCAGGCCGCTTCTTCGGTGATATTGCCCAGCGGAGCGAACGTTTCTTCAGTTGGCTCGGCCACTTTGCCTTCTTCATCTTTGTCCTGATGGTGCTCGGCTTTCTTGCTTATCGCCTATGGAAGCAGCGCACCTTCCTCACGCAGGTGCGGGAGATGCGCATTGAGCCGGAGGAATTGAAGACGATGCTCGACGATGCCGAGCGGAACGGAAACACGCCGCCGTTCATCGTTGACCTGCGCCATCCGCTCGACTACCTTCCTGATCCACGCGTGCTACCGGGTGCGCTGCGTATTGGGCCGAACGAGGTCCGTGAGCACAACGAGATCATTCCGCGCGACCGCGACGTCATCCTCTATTGCACCTGCCCCAGCGAGGAGACCAGCGCGAAGCTTGCCATGCAGCTTCACAAGCTGGGGATCTACCGCGTGCGCCCGTTGCGCGGAGGCTTCGACGGGTGGAAGAAGGCAGGCTATCCGTTGGTCGATTACACCAGCGATACGCCAATAGCGGGCGCAGTCGTTCAGAAGATACTGCCTGCTTCTGCAGCGTCATCTACTCATTCCGCATAG
- a CDS encoding HlyD family secretion protein, producing the protein MSDHTPNAEADQEQQEQQEPQEKNPRRKLIVILVIAILAIGAGLFYWHSTFTESTDDAQVDGDLYQVSSRVTGQVIKVYVDDNQKVEVGQLLAEIDPKDYQVALEQAQANLASAQASALQATVNVPIISTNVSTSVSTTRSDVDASQAAVDAAEKQVQAAQARVDEAKANQTKSDLDVERYTPLVQKDVISKQQYDGAVALAAANKASVLGAEAQLIAQRAAVTQAIQRLSQSKSQAAESVKNGPDQVRAQQARANAALAEVKQAQAKVDQAMLNLSYTKITAPVTGIVNKKSVQVGENLSVGQDLLTIIPLTNLWVTANFKETQIDHMRSGQSVTIEVDALGGRKFSGKVTQIGGATGSRLSLFPPENATGNYVKVVQRIPVRIDFTNLQQENSDLKLRPGYSVTPDVRVK; encoded by the coding sequence GTGTCAGACCATACTCCGAACGCAGAAGCGGATCAGGAACAGCAGGAGCAGCAGGAGCCGCAGGAGAAGAACCCGCGCCGCAAGTTGATTGTCATCCTCGTCATCGCGATTCTGGCCATCGGCGCAGGCCTTTTCTACTGGCATTCCACCTTCACCGAGAGCACGGACGACGCGCAGGTTGACGGCGATCTCTATCAGGTCAGCTCGCGCGTGACCGGGCAGGTCATCAAGGTCTACGTCGACGACAACCAGAAGGTCGAAGTCGGACAGCTGCTCGCTGAGATCGACCCCAAGGACTATCAGGTTGCTCTCGAACAGGCGCAGGCCAACCTCGCCAGCGCGCAGGCTTCGGCGCTCCAGGCCACGGTCAACGTGCCTATCATCAGCACGAATGTGAGTACGAGCGTCAGCACAACACGCTCCGATGTAGATGCCTCGCAGGCAGCCGTCGATGCCGCTGAAAAGCAGGTGCAGGCCGCACAGGCGCGCGTCGATGAGGCCAAGGCCAATCAGACCAAATCCGACCTCGACGTTGAGCGCTACACACCACTCGTCCAGAAGGACGTCATCTCGAAGCAGCAGTATGACGGCGCCGTTGCTCTCGCTGCAGCGAACAAGGCCAGCGTGCTCGGAGCCGAGGCGCAGTTGATTGCGCAGCGCGCTGCCGTCACGCAGGCAATTCAGCGACTCTCGCAGTCGAAGTCGCAAGCGGCTGAGTCCGTCAAAAATGGGCCCGACCAGGTGCGTGCCCAGCAGGCTCGTGCCAACGCTGCGCTGGCCGAGGTCAAACAGGCGCAGGCCAAAGTCGATCAGGCAATGCTCAATCTGAGCTACACCAAGATCACCGCTCCCGTCACAGGCATCGTCAACAAGAAGAGTGTGCAGGTAGGAGAGAACCTCAGCGTCGGCCAGGATCTGCTGACCATCATTCCGCTCACCAACCTGTGGGTCACAGCCAACTTCAAGGAGACCCAGATTGACCACATGCGCTCCGGCCAATCCGTCACCATTGAGGTAGATGCGCTGGGTGGCCGCAAGTTCTCAGGCAAAGTAACGCAGATTGGTGGAGCAACCGGCTCACGTCTCTCGCTCTTCCCCCCCGAAAACGCAACCGGCAACTATGTGAAGGTAGTTCAACGCATTCCGGTCCGCATTGACTTTACGAATCTTCAACAGGAGAATTCCGACCTCAAGCTTCGTCCGGGCTACTCCGTTACGCCCGACGTCCGCGTGAAATAA
- a CDS encoding TolC family protein, whose protein sequence is MALAACLLGATGKAQAPNTPASGASTATESSPVAGAQQQLYTASGENGAKTTQGSFAGSVVTGKATSGVIDLSLDDAVQRGLRQNLGLILQSSAEKNASGQRLEELQALLPTVTGTAAIEVQQINLAAFGLKFPGLNPIVGPFQTVDFRAYLTQNLVNVSALQNYLAAKHNFNAAHLTAQDARDLVVLTVGNGYLLCIADSARIDAVTAELATSKLSLDQANAAHDAGTSPKLDVLRAQVDYQNEQQRLISAKNEFEKDKLALARAIGLPLDQQFNLTDKVPFAALNGVDPQTAFAQALKTRKDLQASEEQVKAAEAEKKSAWAYQLPVASFSGDFGDLGTTPGHSHGTYSATGQITAPILQIAKTRGQEQVAGAQYDEARAKLADQTQQVNQDVRDSLLDIQAAEKLVDATRSNVELAKEALDEAQQRFHAGVSDNLAVSEAQAQTEQANDQYISALYQHNVAKLALARALGAAQTNYKDYLGGK, encoded by the coding sequence GTGGCTCTGGCAGCCTGCCTGCTTGGCGCAACGGGCAAGGCGCAGGCGCCGAATACTCCAGCCAGCGGAGCCAGCACGGCCACAGAAAGCTCTCCCGTCGCTGGTGCGCAGCAGCAACTTTACACGGCCTCCGGCGAAAATGGCGCGAAGACCACGCAGGGTTCATTTGCCGGCAGCGTAGTCACAGGCAAAGCGACCAGTGGTGTGATAGACCTCTCGCTCGACGACGCAGTTCAGCGCGGCCTTCGCCAGAACCTCGGGTTGATCCTTCAGTCTTCTGCAGAGAAGAACGCCTCCGGCCAGCGCCTCGAAGAGCTGCAAGCGCTGTTGCCTACCGTAACCGGCACGGCCGCCATCGAAGTGCAGCAGATTAACCTCGCCGCGTTCGGTCTGAAGTTTCCCGGCCTCAACCCCATCGTCGGGCCGTTCCAGACAGTGGACTTCCGCGCCTATCTGACGCAGAACCTCGTGAACGTCTCGGCGCTTCAGAACTACCTCGCAGCAAAACACAACTTCAACGCCGCGCACCTGACTGCGCAGGACGCACGCGATCTCGTGGTCCTTACCGTCGGCAATGGCTATCTGCTCTGCATCGCCGACAGCGCGCGCATCGATGCCGTGACGGCAGAACTCGCCACGTCGAAGCTCTCGCTCGACCAGGCCAACGCCGCGCACGACGCCGGCACCAGCCCAAAGCTCGACGTGCTGCGCGCGCAGGTGGATTACCAGAACGAGCAGCAGCGGCTCATCTCCGCGAAGAACGAGTTCGAGAAGGACAAGCTTGCGCTGGCCCGCGCGATTGGCCTGCCGCTTGACCAGCAGTTCAATCTGACCGACAAAGTTCCTTTTGCCGCGCTCAACGGCGTCGATCCACAAACAGCCTTCGCGCAGGCGCTCAAGACCCGCAAGGACCTTCAGGCGTCCGAGGAGCAAGTGAAGGCCGCCGAAGCCGAGAAGAAATCGGCATGGGCCTATCAGCTTCCTGTCGCCAGCTTCTCCGGCGACTTCGGCGACCTTGGCACCACGCCAGGCCACTCGCACGGCACCTACTCGGCCACCGGCCAGATCACGGCGCCTATCCTGCAAATTGCGAAGACGCGTGGTCAGGAACAGGTCGCGGGAGCGCAGTATGACGAGGCTCGCGCGAAGCTCGCCGACCAGACCCAGCAGGTCAATCAGGATGTCCGCGACAGTCTGCTTGATATTCAGGCGGCGGAGAAGCTTGTCGACGCCACTCGCTCGAACGTCGAGCTGGCGAAAGAGGCGCTTGACGAGGCGCAGCAGAGGTTCCACGCCGGCGTCAGCGACAACCTCGCCGTTTCCGAGGCGCAGGCTCAGACCGAGCAGGCCAACGATCAGTACATCAGCGCGCTCTACCAGCACAACGTAGCGAAGCTCGCTCTGGCGCGCGCTCTTGGCGCAGCCCAGACCAACTACAAAGATTATCTTGGAGGAAAGTAA